From the Desulfomicrobium escambiense DSM 10707 genome, one window contains:
- the leuB gene encoding 3-isopropylmalate dehydrogenase, which yields MNMKICLMPGDGIGPEIVTQAVKVLERVAAKFGHTVETETVLIGGAAIDAVGEPLPAATVAACKAADAVLLGAVGGPKWDTIDPAIRPEKGLLGIRKALGLFANLRPAALFPELAAASYLRPDIVRQGLDIMVVRELTGGAYFGEPRGETVVNGERAAFNTMIYSESEVERIVRVACEIARKRGKRLCSVDKANVLDVSRLWREVAIRTAAEFPDVELSHMYVDNAAMQLIRDPSQFDVIVTENLFGDILSDEASIITGSIGMLPSASMGSGGPALFEPIHGSAPDIAGKDVANPLATILSVAMMLRFSFGLEAEAAAIDAAVKGVLARGYRTGDIFVGEGTKVGCTEMGRLVADAV from the coding sequence ATGAACATGAAGATATGCCTCATGCCCGGCGACGGCATAGGCCCTGAAATAGTGACCCAGGCCGTGAAGGTGCTGGAGAGGGTGGCCGCGAAATTCGGCCACACGGTGGAAACGGAGACGGTCCTCATCGGCGGCGCGGCCATCGACGCCGTGGGCGAGCCGCTGCCCGCGGCAACGGTGGCGGCCTGCAAGGCTGCGGACGCGGTGCTGCTGGGGGCCGTGGGCGGCCCGAAGTGGGACACCATCGACCCGGCCATCCGGCCTGAGAAGGGGCTCCTGGGCATCCGCAAGGCGCTCGGGCTGTTCGCCAACCTGCGTCCGGCGGCGCTGTTCCCGGAACTGGCGGCGGCGTCGTACCTGCGTCCCGACATCGTGCGCCAGGGGCTGGACATCATGGTCGTGCGCGAACTGACGGGCGGCGCCTATTTCGGCGAGCCCAGGGGCGAGACCGTGGTGAACGGCGAGCGCGCGGCCTTCAACACCATGATCTACTCCGAGTCCGAGGTGGAGCGCATCGTGCGCGTGGCCTGCGAGATCGCGCGCAAGCGCGGCAAGCGCCTGTGCTCGGTGGACAAGGCCAACGTGCTCGACGTGTCGCGGCTGTGGCGCGAGGTGGCCATCCGCACTGCGGCGGAGTTTCCGGACGTGGAGCTGTCGCACATGTACGTGGACAACGCGGCCATGCAGCTCATCCGCGACCCCTCGCAGTTCGACGTCATCGTGACCGAGAACCTGTTCGGCGACATCCTGTCGGACGAGGCCTCGATCATCACGGGCTCCATCGGCATGCTGCCCTCGGCGTCCATGGGATCGGGCGGCCCGGCCCTGTTCGAGCCCATTCACGGCTCGGCGCCGGACATCGCCGGCAAGGACGTGGCCAACCCGCTGGCGACCATCCTGTCCGTGGCCATGATGCTCAGATTCTCCTTCGGCCTGGAGGCCGAGGCCGCTGCCATCGACGCGGCGGTCAAGGGCGTGCTGGCCAGGGGCTACCGCACCGGCGACATCTTTGTCGGCGAGGGCACGAAGGTCGGCTGCACGGAGATGGGCAGGCTGGTGGCGGACGCCGTCTGA
- the leuC gene encoding 3-isopropylmalate dehydratase large subunit, translating into MRQTLAQKILQRHTDQPITADGQIVQCRVSLVLANDITAPLAIKSIRGMGVKQVFDKDKVALVCDHFTPNKDIDSAEQVKVVRDFAREMDITHYYEGGNVGVEHAILPEYGLVGPGDIIVGADSHTCTYGGLGAFATGLGSTDVAAAMALGETWFKVPETIRVNFTGKLPEHVGGKDLILFTIGQTGVAGALYKALEFGGEVIDDLSVEARMTMANMAIEAGGKVGLFAADAKTLEYCRAHGRDGDEPIAADHGAAYWKEMTFDVSSFSPQIACPHLPDNVKPVEEVSDIRVDQVVLGSCTNGRISDLREAAAIIKGRKVAKGVRFIVIPASPGAYSMALDEGLLRIFLDAGAIISPPTCGPCLGGHMGILAGGERCLATTNRNFKGRMGSLKSEVYLANPAVAAATAVTGLITHPGKL; encoded by the coding sequence ATGCGACAGACTTTAGCCCAGAAGATACTGCAGCGCCACACGGACCAGCCCATCACGGCCGACGGACAGATCGTCCAGTGCCGCGTGTCCCTGGTCCTGGCCAACGATATCACGGCGCCCCTGGCCATCAAGTCCATCCGCGGCATGGGCGTGAAGCAGGTCTTCGACAAGGACAAGGTGGCCCTTGTCTGCGACCACTTCACCCCGAACAAGGACATCGACTCGGCCGAGCAGGTCAAAGTCGTGCGCGACTTCGCCCGCGAGATGGACATCACGCACTACTACGAGGGCGGCAACGTCGGCGTGGAGCACGCCATCCTGCCCGAGTACGGCCTGGTGGGCCCCGGTGACATCATTGTCGGCGCCGACAGCCACACCTGCACCTACGGCGGCCTGGGCGCCTTCGCCACGGGCCTGGGCAGCACGGACGTGGCCGCGGCCATGGCCCTGGGCGAGACGTGGTTCAAGGTGCCCGAGACCATCCGCGTCAACTTCACGGGCAAGCTGCCCGAGCACGTGGGCGGCAAGGACCTCATCCTCTTCACCATCGGCCAGACCGGCGTGGCCGGGGCCCTGTACAAGGCCCTGGAGTTCGGCGGCGAGGTCATCGATGATTTGTCCGTCGAAGCGCGCATGACCATGGCCAACATGGCCATCGAGGCCGGCGGCAAGGTCGGGCTCTTCGCGGCCGACGCCAAGACCCTCGAATACTGCCGGGCCCACGGCCGAGACGGGGACGAGCCTATCGCCGCCGACCACGGAGCGGCCTACTGGAAGGAAATGACCTTCGACGTGTCGTCCTTCTCGCCGCAGATCGCCTGTCCGCACCTGCCGGACAACGTCAAGCCCGTGGAGGAAGTCTCGGACATCCGTGTGGACCAGGTGGTGCTCGGCTCTTGCACCAACGGCCGCATCAGCGACCTGCGCGAGGCGGCGGCCATCATCAAGGGCCGCAAGGTGGCCAAGGGCGTGCGCTTCATCGTCATCCCGGCCTCTCCCGGGGCCTATTCCATGGCCCTGGACGAAGGCCTGCTGCGCATCTTCCTCGACGCCGGGGCCATCATCAGCCCGCCGACCTGCGGGCCGTGTCTGGGCGGCCACATGGGCATCCTGGCCGGCGGCGAGCGCTGCCTGGCCACGACGAACCGCAACTTCAAGGGCCGCATGGGCAGCCTGAAGTCCGAGGTCTACCTGGCCAATCCGGCGGTGGCCGCGGCCACGGCCGTGACCGGCCTCATCACGCACCCGGGCAAACTGTAG
- a CDS encoding 3-isopropylmalate dehydratase small subunit: MTFKGKTHVVGDHIDTDAIIPARFLVTADTAELGKNCFEGLEEGWVKRVTPGDILVAGENFGCGSSREHAPLAIIGAGMPVVLAKSYARIFYRNAFNMGLLLLELGDDIARIKDGDELEIDVAAGKIANLTSGETIGFNPVPKFMMDMLSGGGLVEYVKRKVAQ; encoded by the coding sequence ATGACATTCAAGGGAAAGACCCACGTGGTGGGTGACCATATCGACACGGACGCCATCATCCCGGCCAGGTTCCTGGTCACGGCCGACACGGCCGAGCTGGGCAAAAACTGCTTCGAGGGCCTGGAGGAGGGCTGGGTCAAGCGCGTCACCCCCGGCGACATCCTGGTGGCCGGGGAGAACTTCGGCTGCGGCTCGTCGCGCGAGCACGCGCCCCTGGCCATCATCGGCGCGGGCATGCCGGTAGTGCTGGCCAAGAGCTACGCGCGCATCTTCTATCGCAACGCCTTCAACATGGGCCTGCTGCTCCTGGAACTGGGCGACGACATCGCCCGCATCAAGGACGGCGACGAACTGGAGATCGACGTGGCTGCCGGGAAGATCGCCAACCTGACCAGCGGCGAGACCATCGGCTTCAACCCGGTCCCGAAATTCATGATGGACATGCTGTCCGGCGGCGGCCTGGTCGAGTACGTCAAACGCAAGGTCGCGCAGTAG
- a CDS encoding rhodanese-like domain-containing protein: MRMKKVLVPVVVLLVTFLANPSFALFDSKFEAEATKETEAVKLVRDTAAGGYDLVTAAELKKMMDEGKDMVIVDTMPYADSYKKEHVPGAVQFLFPIPDMKEWDAKETDGKTQADFEALLGPDKDKPVIVYCGFVKCTRSHNGAVWAKKLGYKNVYRFPGGIFGWKGAGFPVEEVK, translated from the coding sequence ATGCGCATGAAAAAAGTTCTCGTTCCCGTGGTTGTCCTGCTTGTCACATTTCTCGCCAACCCGTCCTTCGCCCTTTTCGACTCCAAGTTCGAGGCCGAAGCCACCAAGGAAACCGAAGCCGTGAAGCTGGTGCGCGACACAGCCGCCGGAGGCTACGACCTGGTCACGGCCGCCGAGCTGAAGAAGATGATGGACGAAGGCAAGGACATGGTCATCGTCGACACCATGCCCTACGCGGACAGCTACAAGAAGGAGCACGTGCCCGGCGCGGTGCAGTTCCTCTTCCCCATCCCGGACATGAAGGAGTGGGACGCCAAGGAGACCGACGGCAAGACCCAGGCCGACTTCGAAGCCCTGCTGGGGCCCGACAAGGACAAGCCGGTCATCGTCTACTGCGGCTTCGTCAAATGCACCCGTAGCCACAACGGCGCGGTCTGGGCCAAGAAGCTCGGCTACAAGAACGTCTACCGCTTCCCCGGCGGCATCTTCGGCTGGAAGGGCGCAGGATTTCCTGTGGAAGAAGTGAAGTAG
- a CDS encoding elongation factor G has product MKKHDISRNIGIIAHIDAGKTTLTERLLFYSHKIHKLGEVHDGAATMDYLEEEQKRGITITSACTTIQWHGTRINIIDTPGHVDFNVEVERALRVCDGAVVVFCGVNGIESQSETVWRQARKYGLPRLVFINKTDRPGADYWRVVGDIGDRLGVRPVPVTVPSLAVEGGVLHLLRGLVLTFDPTDQGSTVHEQEPRGADAEQLEARRREFIETLADLDDAVMEKYLGEEDLGDEDLRAALRRVTLSGQAVPVYCGSALKNIGVQPLMNGVTHFLPSPEESQSHARVLARMEEAGVKDDQFVGFVFKVLFEGAHKKIFLRVYNGRVAENSAVWNSRLERFEKIHKLYTVHANRFEPIPEARGGEIVLATGLKECVTGDTLFTGKSDLRLENIDVLQPVLNVALVPGSASDTDKLQALLERYCIEDPTLRSFTDEDTDQLIVAGLGELHLEVVLERLRKESGVAFRYGNPQVIFRETVEAAAEAEGTCRKLIADNLHRALVRLSVQPRERGAGNAVVSDVPAGNMANIALKAMEDALQAGAAHGCVVADAEARLLAVSPFEDGLTELGVRMAALEAMKTALSQASPVLLEPIMSVELRMPPEYVGDCVNLLGAKNARILDVRTGDFDSGITAMAPMRQLFGFSTELRSRTKGKAFYSLVFSKYDVVG; this is encoded by the coding sequence ATGAAGAAACACGACATCTCGCGCAACATCGGCATCATCGCCCACATCGACGCCGGAAAGACGACCCTCACCGAGCGGCTGCTCTTCTATTCGCACAAGATCCACAAGCTCGGCGAGGTCCACGACGGCGCCGCGACCATGGACTACCTCGAAGAGGAGCAGAAGCGCGGCATCACCATCACTTCGGCCTGCACGACCATCCAGTGGCACGGCACGCGCATCAACATCATCGACACGCCGGGCCACGTGGACTTCAACGTCGAGGTGGAGCGGGCCCTGCGCGTCTGCGACGGGGCCGTGGTGGTCTTCTGCGGCGTGAACGGCATCGAATCCCAGAGCGAGACGGTCTGGCGGCAGGCGCGCAAGTACGGGCTGCCGCGGCTCGTCTTCATCAACAAGACGGATCGGCCCGGCGCGGACTACTGGCGCGTGGTCGGCGACATCGGCGACAGGCTCGGCGTGCGGCCCGTGCCCGTGACGGTGCCGTCCCTGGCCGTGGAGGGCGGGGTGCTGCATCTGCTGCGCGGATTGGTGCTGACCTTCGACCCGACCGATCAGGGCTCGACGGTGCACGAGCAGGAACCGCGCGGGGCGGACGCGGAGCAGCTGGAGGCCAGGCGGCGCGAGTTCATCGAGACCCTGGCCGACCTCGACGACGCGGTCATGGAGAAATACCTGGGCGAGGAGGATCTGGGCGACGAGGATCTGCGCGCGGCCCTGCGCCGGGTGACGCTCTCGGGCCAGGCCGTGCCGGTCTACTGCGGCAGTGCGCTGAAGAATATCGGCGTGCAGCCGCTGATGAACGGCGTGACGCATTTCCTGCCCTCGCCCGAGGAGTCCCAGTCCCATGCGCGGGTGCTGGCGCGGATGGAGGAGGCGGGCGTCAAGGACGACCAGTTCGTGGGCTTCGTCTTCAAGGTCCTGTTCGAGGGCGCGCACAAGAAGATCTTCCTGCGTGTCTACAACGGCCGCGTGGCCGAGAACAGCGCGGTCTGGAACTCGCGCCTGGAACGCTTCGAGAAGATCCATAAGCTCTACACGGTCCACGCCAACCGCTTTGAGCCCATCCCCGAGGCGCGGGGCGGCGAGATCGTGCTGGCCACGGGCCTCAAGGAGTGCGTGACGGGCGACACGCTGTTCACGGGCAAGTCGGATCTGCGGCTGGAGAATATCGACGTCCTGCAGCCGGTGCTGAACGTGGCCCTGGTTCCGGGCAGCGCCAGCGATACGGACAAACTTCAAGCGTTGCTTGAGAGATATTGCATCGAGGACCCGACCCTGCGCTCCTTCACCGACGAGGACACGGACCAGCTCATCGTGGCCGGCCTGGGCGAGCTGCACCTGGAGGTGGTGCTGGAGCGTCTACGCAAGGAGAGCGGGGTGGCCTTCCGCTACGGCAACCCGCAGGTCATCTTTCGCGAGACCGTCGAGGCCGCGGCCGAGGCCGAAGGCACGTGCCGAAAGCTCATCGCCGACAACCTGCATCGCGCCCTGGTGCGCCTGTCCGTACAGCCGCGGGAACGCGGGGCGGGCAACGCGGTGGTCTCGGACGTCCCGGCTGGCAACATGGCCAATATCGCCCTCAAGGCCATGGAGGACGCCCTGCAGGCCGGGGCGGCCCACGGCTGCGTTGTGGCCGACGCCGAGGCCCGGCTCCTGGCCGTGTCGCCCTTCGAGGACGGCCTGACGGAACTCGGTGTGCGCATGGCCGCCCTGGAGGCCATGAAGACTGCCCTCTCCCAGGCCTCGCCGGTCCTGCTGGAGCCCATCATGAGCGTGGAACTGCGCATGCCTCCGGAATACGTCGGCGACTGCGTCAACCTCCTGGGCGCCAAGAACGCGCGCATCCTGGACGTGCGCACGGGCGACTTCGACTCCGGCATCACGGCCATGGCCCCCATGCGCCAGCTCTTCGGTTTCTCGACGGAACTCAGGTCCCGCACCAAGGGCAAGGCCTTCTATTCGCTGGTCTTCAGCAAATACGACGTGGTGGGGTGA